One Lepidochelys kempii isolate rLepKem1 chromosome 12, rLepKem1.hap2, whole genome shotgun sequence genomic region harbors:
- the ATXN1L gene encoding ataxin-1-like, with translation MKPAHERSQECLPPKKRDLPVTSEDVGRVASCSTNHTPVSDAPEWCRSIMVTGQSQAPLPYGLGSDGAEAVAGLTVDQYGMLYKVAVPPATFSPTGLHPVVNMSPLPPSFNVTSSLIQHPGIPYPPIHYAQIPSTSLQFIGSHYTVPYAVPPGFLPSPLLSPSTNLPTSHVPRFVPYASLFPEEATPSPQTTSPAHVFSKAASVISPSGQMQHHAGVQPLDITQSRVPVYYQMSRLPPGYSAYETSTVGGSPDPPLQESQLSSEVASANGGQRHLEHSVVRRTSEALASASNKAEGPHPGAAVQCVVDGQLFSGYQTLRTEDSVPAHRSTPDTDLEVQRVVGVLASQDYSILAAQRKDGLSPLNLCHNIPDQQGESRGLLRNPVETAEKSQARSPYVMSPEEPVRHRQLPKGMVIANGKPVLVRIGSEPVRSSASEILMRQSPDAQTHRSSRDKDSAQLQPPSSSHLPSHFMKGAIIQLATGELKRVEDLQTQDFVRSAEVSGGLKIDSSTVVDIQESQWPGFVTLHFVVGEQQSKVSIDVPPEHPFFVYGQGWSSCSPGRTTQLFALPCHRLQVGDVCISISLQSLNGNSASQANCPLAGQLVPTRERPERTGQGPREPSDRASERKNQSERDSAAQISCTESSQPDPGAQHCWTAPGFQRYSMQGEESHPSLLRPSFIPQEVKLSIEGRSNAGK, from the coding sequence ATGAAACCTGCTCATGAGAGAAGCCAGGAATGCCTTCCCCCAAAGAAACGAGACCTTCCTGTCACCAGTGAGGATGTGGGGAGGGTAGCCAGCTGCTCTACCAATCACACGCCGGTGAGCGATGCCCCAGAGTGGTGCAGGAGCATCATGGTGACTGGACAGAGCCAAGCACCATTACCATATGGCCTTGGCAGTGATGGTGCTGAAGCAGTAGCTGGCCTGACTGTGGATCAATATGGCATGCTATACAAAGTGGCTGTGCCTCCAGCCACCTTCTCTCCCACTGGCCTCCACCCGGTTGTGAACATGagtcctctgccccccagctttAATGTAACCTCTTCCCTGATCCAGCATCCAGGGATTCCATATCCCCCCATCCACTATGCTCAGATTCCCTCTACATCTCTTCAGTTTATAGGGTCACATTACACAGTACCCTATGCTGTGCCCCCCGGCTTCCTCCCTAGTCCTCTTCTATCACCTTCTACCAACCTCCCCACCTCTCATGTTCCCCGTTTTGTGCCATATGCCTCTCTTTTTCCAGAAGAagccactccctccccccaaactacTTCTCCTGCTCATGTTTTCAGCAAAGCTGCCTCTGTCATCTCCCCTTCAGGCCAAATGCAGCACCATGCTGGAGTGCAGCCACTGGACATCACACAGAGTAGAGTTCCTGTCTATTACCAGATGTCCCGGCTCCCACCAGGGTATTCAGCATACGAGACCTCCACTGTAGGGGGAAGCCCAGATCCTCCTCTGCAAGAAAGTCAACTGAGTTCAGAGGTAGCCTCTGCCAATGGTGGACAGAGACATCTGGAGCATAGTGTGGTGAGGAGGACCAGTGAGGCTTTGGCCTCTGCCAGCAATAAAGCTGAAGGCCCGCACCCTGGGGCTGCAGTGCAGTGTGTGGTGGATGGACAGCTCTTTTCAGGTTATCAGACTCTGAGAACAGAGGACTCTGTGCCAGCTCACAGAAGCACGCCAGACACTGACTTGGAGGTGCAGAGAGTGGTTGGGGTGTTGGCTTCTCAGGATTACTCTATTCTGGCAGCCCAGAGAAAGGATGGCCTGAGCCCTTTAAACCTTTGCCATAATATCCCTGATCAGCAGGGGGAGTCAAGGGGCTTGCTGAGGAACCCAGTGGAAACAGCTGAGAAAAGCCAGGCCAGGAGTCCATATGTGATGTCCCCTGAGGAGCCAGTTAGACACAGACAGTTACCCAAAGGAATGGTAATAGCTAATGGCAAGCCAGTCTTGGTGCGTATTGGGTCTGAGCCCGTCAGGTCTTCTGCTTCAGAAATCCTGATGAGACAGAGTCCAGATGCACAGACCCACAGAAGCTCACGTGACAAGGACTCAGCCCAGTTGCAaccccccagctcctcacatCTGCCCTCCCATTTCATGAAAGGAGCCATCATACAGCTGGCCACAGGGGAGCTGAAGAGGGTGGAAGACCTGCAGACCCAGGATTTTGTGCGGAGTGCTGAGGTTAGCGGGGGCCTGAAGATTGACTCCAGCACAGTGGTGGATATCCAGGAGAGTCAGTGGCCTGGGTTTGTCACATTGCATTTTGTGGTTGGGGAGCAGCAGAGTAAAGTGAGCATTGACGTACCCCCCGAGCATCCCTTCTTCGTGTATGGCCAGGGCTGGTCCTCCTGTAGCCCGGGGCGGACCACTCAGCTCTTTGCTCTGCCCTGTCACAGGCTGCAGGTGGGCGATGTCTGCATATCAATCAGTTTACAGAGCTTGAATGGCAACTCTGCTTCTCAGGCTAACTGCCCTCTTGCAGGCCAGCTGGTGCCCACCAGAGAGAGGCCTGAGAGAACAGGTCAGGGGCCCAGAGAGCCATCCGACAGAGCCAGTGAGAGGAAGAATCAGTCAGAAAGGGACAGTGCAGCCCAGATTTCCTGTACGGAGTCCTCCCAGCCTGACCCTGGTGCTCAGCACTGCTGGACAGCCCCAGGCTTCCAAAGATACAGCATGCAGGGGGAGGAGTCTCATCCGTCCCTGCTTCGTCCCTCTTTCATTCCACAGGAGGTCAAGCTGTCTATAGAAGGGCGTTCTAATGCAGGGAAGTGA